The DNA window agaatattaaaaatgttgcTAAGGTAGTTTTATTGAGAACTCAACactaaattttttacatGTATAATGTAATATAAtgtaatataatataatataatataatataatataatataatataaaaagcGGTGGCCGagaatatataaaacaataaacaataataataaaagagaaaaaaaaacaacgaaaaaaaaaaaaaagaaagaaagaaacaaaaataaaaataaaaaaaaagagattaAAAAAGGTTAAAAAAGCTTTCAAtgtcacaaaaaaaaaataaaaattaaaatgttataaaataaaagcaatCATATGAACATCCATACATCCATTAGTCTATTACCTTGCAGAAAGAAATGTGcgcttcctttttttttttccctttttctttcaaacACCTCCGTAAAAGTTTTTCCTGCTAtcgacaaaaaaaaaaaaaaaaaagtcgtGACGagacaataaatattacGACGAAATGTATTCACgtaatacaaaaaaagaaatcgGTTTAATATTCTCATCTTCAATCctctgaaaaaaaaattagcaTCAATAAATCAGAAATATCtactaaaatatttaaagtattatatacatttaCACAAACACCTACATACAGTCCAGCATTTatgtttaaatataataagaacaataatagttattataaacagaagaaaaaaaaaaaaaaatatactttCATTGTCTAATCTTcaaattcatcatcatcaaattcatcatcatcttctgtatcacttttattattattattattagaatatAAAGCTTCTTCCATATAAGAATTTTCTCCACATCCATTATTAACATGATCTATCAAACCTTCATTTTTCCCATACCTATCTTTTCTCTTGTTATTAACAGTATTCACACTAATATTTGGCGTTTGTAGCAGGGTCGTAGACTTAAATGGTGTTGGATGTACTAATATATCTTGTGTGTTTACACATTCTGATTTATCATTTGGATTTCTATTGCCTGATGTATTATCAGTTTTGCTCTTATGAGTAATAGTCTTCATTGGTGTTGGTGTAGCAGGCAATTTATCATGAACAACAAGAGTCTTGTTCAAATCATCAAGATTTAGGATAGAGTCATAATTTATGTCTGTGCCATCAACTGTTTTCGGTCTTGGTGAAGATAATGGCGATCCTAAATCCAGATATATTTGCTGACCCAGTTTCTTATCACTGTTACATGACCCTGAGGATAAAGATCTTGTCTTAATATGTGGAGtgattaaatttttatcattatcataaatatttttactattgtcagtaataataccagttttttgattattaatACATGTATTATTGTTTAGCAACTGTGAATTACCTACAGATTCTGTGTTTATTTTGAATGTGTTATTTGAGCTCAAAGATACTTCATTTTTAGTAATTATATCCTTGTTGATTATATTATCTGCACTTGTACTTGTATGTTTAAGTAAATTCCTACGATTGCTACTACTATCGCTGCCACTACTGTTAATCTGAATAACGTCATCCTTGCCAGTACCCATATTTTCTTGTGTTTTACTATGTTCCTTTTGAGAGTTCGTATCTGCATCTGAAATATCACTTAAATCGTCCAGTTCAAAAATAGGGTCTCTCCAAAAATTAACGTCtgtaaatttttcttccttaTTTCGAAACAACGACATTCTAGATCGTTTCAAGTCAGatatattgatattattattgttactgttGTAATTACTGTTTATACCAGTATTAAATGGATTACtgagattattattattattattattattattattattaccattaacaAAACCACTTAATTCCTCGTCATTTAGTGTACCTCTTTTACCTTGGTATTCTGAAGTGTGAGTTCGGTTATTAGTATTGCTACCATTAGTTTTATTAGAGTCATCATCAAAGGAACTATTAAATACACCATGATCAAAAATACTATACCCGTCAATAAATtttccattattatcacGGGTTTCATCACCAtgatcattattataaaggTTAGTACCATTGTCACTGGTAatacttttaatataatgTGTATCGTATTCTTCATCTCTAGTATCAACTGGTGGGAAAAAATGATCAACTAATTCGTTGATATGTAAATATGAACTTTTATACCCTGctaattctaataattcCATATGGACTTCACCATCTGGattaatagtaaaaatacGCGATCTTGGAATACCAACACTTCTATATGAAATTGCATCAGTTATCCTATTACCAAATCCAGCAATAAAAGGAGTAGGTATGTCATCACTCTTATTCTCACCTTCTCCAGAATATTCATCCATCTCTTCACcttcaaatattaaatctttcaaatataattttctaATATCGTTCAAACATGCCATTTTGAAAACTTCTGGTTTCTTCAATATAACTTCTCTTTTTAATGCAGTAAATGTTCTGTCTGGGGATAAAATAACTGGCCCTTCGGGTATTTTATATCCATTCTGATCGACACATCTCAAATAACTTCTGGTGCTATCTGCCTGGCCAGCACTTCTTGCAGTTAAATACATGATATTATAGCCATTACGATATATATCGTTAAATAAAGCTGCTACCCCAGGATGTGTCCAGTCTTTGCCAATCATGGTCATAACGTGACCCAATGCATCTGACTTTGTAATTGTACCATCGATATCGCTAATAACTATTGGTGTATACCATTtccaaacaaataatttggCATTCAATACTGATCTACCTTTATCTATAGAAAAAGCCAAGTCGTTAGAACCGAGTTTTAAATGCAAACACTTCAATTGGTCTGAGGTTAATCTAATGCttttaatatatgttttagAGCTCATGCCGGTGTGTGGCTTCGAAGTGGGGGTGGCAGGCGTGAAATTTGACATCGATTCATTTGATGAAACAGTTCCAATACTTTCCATATCACTGGTAGAGGTATTGGCGTTGTTGTTAACGGTACCAGTGTTCCCAGATATATAAGCATTTTTAGGGGATGAAGCTGAAACATTAGCGTTATTAGAATTGTTACCCACATCACTATTGTGACTACTCTCACAGTTGAAGATCTGATTATTTATTCTGATGTTACCATTTTCATCCTCTTTAATCATTCGAGAAATTGTATCTTCATCGAACTCCCCTATTAAAATCTGCTTAACAATCTCATCAGAATcgtgtattttatttttgttcgATTTGTACCCTTCTATATCTAACAATAAATCACCTGTATTGTTATCAATCTTGGTAggtattttgattttgtcCAATTTTTCTTGCAACTTTATGTGAGGAGAACTCGGCGGCGAAATTAGATTTGTAGTATCACTATCACTATTTTTACCCCCTGGAGTGCCGTTGGCATAGGTATCTTGCGTTTCGTTTATATCTAAGAAATCAGGCTCCTCCAATTCTTTCGTTATAttgcttttgtttttattagaatCGATATCATCCATTGTAGTTTTATCTGCAGGAGTACTGGAAGCACCGGCAGAATATGTGGCTTTATTATCCAAAGCATCTTTGGGAGGTGTGTTTAGCCCAGTGATTTCGCTTGTATTACCTTCAAGGTTATGCTCTTGTCCTGACTTTGCTTCAACAACGGGGGAAGTAAAGGGCGAACTGGAAGCACTTACAACTGGAGAAGCTAATAAATCATCAGGTATATAAATACCACTTTCAGTTTCAAACACAAAATATGCTTCGCCATTATCATTCAATTTCATTGGAATAGCTGTTGGATTTCCATTTATAATAACTTCAACCTTCTTTTGCGAAGGctttaatatttgaaattttccaaatctAACATGGAAGGGCGAACATGATAAATCACCATTTGAATGCTGTACTACTATAACATCAATTGCCCCAGATAAAGTGGCTGGATTAATAGATGACCACGTTTTAGATACAGAATCAATAGCTCTACCAACGTATTGCATCTTTTTAGagattcttttttgttgagCGGttagataaatatatgtgtaTACCTTGTATATgttagttattttttgctCACCTTTTTAGATatgttatatattatatatatatatatatatatatatatggatttAGTGTCTTAATAGTAAGAATAAGTCGTTTAATAGatagtttaaaaaaataatataatataaaacaaaactccttaaatatttgtatgAATAAGCGCGTAAagtaataatggtaatatgACCcagacttttttttttatttttaacatttgtAGAAATTTGCGTAGTGGGCACGTTTTATTTCCCCCCgtgcaaaaataaaatgaaatattgCCTTTTCGGTTTGCTATACTCAAATCAAGCTTTGTTCGGGTAAGTCAATCAAAAATCATTTTACGATTATTAAAAGAgtaaattaatatatatattacaatTCTCATATTTAAACGACTTACTTTTTACTTTAATCATCAAGCACAGACAACTAatagtataaaaataatactaaatGTTCCATTTtcaacaatatatatatactataTTTACACGACAACAACCCAATTGCCATTTTCTAATTACACATAAATATTGACAACGAATATAAACCATtaacaaattatatatatatatatatatatatatttttctttctttctttctttctttctttctatttcttattttcaacaaaaaagataCAACATCTAAAATAAGCATTAACATAAAAGCTTTTTATCCCGTGCGGTTACTCTATTTAACTCTTTCAAACAAACTTggtacaataataacattacaCTACTTTGAATACTAGTCCATACAAACCTAGGACCTACACCACTGAAAAACCCATTGATCCCCTCAGATTGGTACACATTCAGTAGACCGCGTAACATACTAGAGGTGGATTTCAAACTTGTGctattatcaatattagTATTGCTTAGTGTGGTTATGCTTTTCTTTCTCAAGTTCAAATTATCAATGTTATTACACCTAGCaactttattatctttatttacAGGTTCATTGCTTGTTTGGATTCTTGTTTTTATCACATCCATCGGTGTTGTCAAAATCCCAGCTAAGCCACCAGCAGCCGCTCCTGTTGCTAATTCAGAGATTAAACTCAGTTCTTTACTATGATCTTCCACATTATAATCATTTTCACTGATTTTTTCAAGCTCTGTAGCGTACTGtctaaatttttcataaaaagCAAATTGTAGAGCACTAAATGGTAAATCTCTCCACAAAGTAGCTttataaccaaaaaaaaaggcactCAGACCTTcgtttttataaattttgtaTATTGCATCTCGTAAGCCGTTATAACCAAATAATTTCCTATTAAATCTTCCCTGTAGTTGTAATCTCGTTTTCAACACTTCACTAGgaacataaataaaactacTGACTAAGTCACCCATAAACCCGGCTGTTAAATGTGAAAATGTTTCATTGTAACCATTCTTATCAATCATTGCTCTTTTCAATGATTCATACGtaccaaaaaatatagcTGCATTTGGGAAAGAACCTAACATTGCAGCTGTATATCCACTATAAAGCCCCCTCGTTATCCCTTCTGTACGCAAAATACTCATAAAAGTAATATGTTCGCCGTTTTTTATAGCAGCCAAAGTCTTAATAGTCTTGGTACTTGTTGTTGTAGCTTGCTGTCTTGTTTTAAGGGTATCTAAGGAATGCATAAGCGTATCGCCTATGGCACCGCCAAAACCTCCTGCTACTACACAATGCCATATGGGTGAATAATTAGCATCATCATATAATGTTGGGGAGGGCTCTTTAGAACCTTTATCTTTGccattattgctattaccattattttcaaatgttATATTCTGTGTTTGTTGATAAGAATCTAAGTTGTGGTTGTGATGCTCTGGAAAATCTCTCGGTATTAACGAAGTTGAAGAAAGCATCTATGcatgatatatatatggttatatatgttttttttttgtgtgtAGGAGTTGACGATGGATGAATACagaaaaaagtaaaacaaAGATAAAATGTTGTTTAAATTGGATAGTAATTAACTAGTATTTTTAGATATAATGTTGGTAATTTTGatgaatattattttaatttttttctctttcttaaACGCGCTTTttagaaaagttttttttttttttttttcttttttttttctattttatttggacttattttttttaaaagtatattattgggtaaattaaattagaCGAGGGTTTAACATTTAAGCTATATAAATTACAGGAGTGTTTTTTGATgaaatgattattatatatatatttacttatttatttatttatttatttttaacaagaACGAATAGAAGTGGAAGGTAAGAAGAACGAAAAGAATATCTAATACAATAATCTAACAATGTATCTGTTTCAACAGTTTCTTAAGATAAGTACTTTGATAACCCACAGATGTCTAATTGTTACACCGATATAACATTTTCATACCTAATGCTTTGTAATACATTTGTGTTATTatctttgttattttttttttatttcacatttaaataaacttgATAGAAAAAGTGGCAAATTCGttgataatataaaaaatgaacTGCGagaaaataagaaaaaaaaaaaaacactgTTGGTTTAAGACAGcagatataaaaaaaaaaaaaaaaaaaaaatacaagtTACATTCAACGCGGTCATTTTTggaaagttttaaatttgaaaaaaagagaaaaaaaaaaaaaattacatgtTCTAAGAAATcgttaaaaaatatctaaCAATATACCATTTTTAAGATCccttttatttgtttatagtTACAAGTCTGATTCTTTGCAAATTGTATCCCATATATAATACATCACTAGATGCTCACTAGGAACTCACTACTGCGCTTTACACCACAATCGGGTCCtccttttattaaaaaaagaagaacaaacatatttcaaaaatcaataaaaacattagCAGTTGAAACATCTTGCGATGACACATGTGTGGCTATTTTAGAAGATAATCGCATACTGtgcaatttaaaaaaaactttgagTACCGTAGTCCAAGATGGCGGTATTATACCAACCAAAGCTCATGTACACCATCAGCAAAGTTTGGCTCCACTTGTACGCGAAGCTTTAACTAAAGCCAATATCAATAATGTTTCGCAGGATATCGATTTAATATGTGTTACTAGAGGCCCAGGTATGCCAGGCTCCCTATCTGTTGGTTTGGATTTTTGTAAAGGACTCAGCATTGGtgccaataataacaataaaagcGCTCCTAAACTCATTGGTGTTCACCATATGTTAGGTCATTTATTAATACCTCTAATGTTTGATCCTCACATTAAATTTCCATTATGTTCATTACTATGTAGCGGCGGCCATACCGTATTCGTATACTCTCACAATTATTACACGCACGAAATAATATGCGACACAGTCGACATCGCCATCGGTGACTCTTTGGATAAATGTGGTAGAGAATTGGGCATAAGGGGAAATATGATTGCTaaagaaatggaaaaatatatcactTCAAATAggaatataataaatacaaacGCACAAAACATATATCAATTGCCCAAACCTCTGAGCAATAAGGCTGGTAGAAAAAATGTCTTGGCATTTAGTTTTGCAGGCTATATTAGTGCAGTTCGTAAAATGTTGTCTAATGTGCCAGTGGTAAAATACCCTGAATTTGCCTATCATATCCAGGAAACAGCTTTTCAACATTTAAtcgataaaataaaattatccaTTGAACTAggcaaaattaaaactaacaataccaaaaatttacaatttGTCTGTTCAGGCGGTGTTGGTTCCAACATGAGactaagaaaaaaattagaggACCAATTACCATTTAAATCATTCCATTATCCTCCTCTAGATATGTGCACAGATAATGCTGTTATGATTGGATGGGCTGGTATGAAATTATATGAATCTTTAAATGGGGTAACAACTGACTTGGGTGCTACtcctttgaaaaaatggaGTCTGCCTGATCTTTTAAAAGTAGATGGGTGGTGTCatacaaataaatagatgtcaaataataaaatataaagataCAAATCTTGTCggataacaaaaaaaaataagaaaaaaaaaaaaaaaaaataataataataatactgctataaaaattataatattccaaTGCCTACGAGTATTACCTTCTAATGAATGCTGTTTTGATATCAAAATacttaattaatttttcccATGTCGGTATATccaattggaaaataatatgATTCAATGGCATCTCTATTCTCCTTTGTATTTCAGTTTCCCTAGCATGTGAATCTTTTGGTAATCGGTCAATTAGTCTAATTGTTGGAAAACCATCATCAGGATCCGTTTCCATAACTAGTCGACCGTCTTTTATGAGAAAGCTAATGTAAAACATGTTTTCCACACTATTACTAAATGA is part of the Saccharomycodes ludwigii strain NBRC 1722 chromosome III, whole genome shotgun sequence genome and encodes:
- the PAH1 gene encoding phosphatidate phosphatase PAH1 (similar to Saccharomyces cerevisiae YMR165C | PAH1 | Phosphatidic Acid phosphoHydrolase) → MQYVGRAIDSVSKTWSSINPATLSGAIDVIVVQHSNGDLSCSPFHVRFGKFQILKPSQKKVEVIINGNPTAIPMKLNDNGEAYFVFETESGIYIPDDLLASPVVSASSSPFTSPVVEAKSGQEHNLEGNTSEITGLNTPPKDALDNKATYSAGASSTPADKTTMDDIDSNKNKSNITKELEEPDFLDINETQDTYANGTPGGKNSDSDTTNLISPPSSPHIKLQEKLDKIKIPTKIDNNTGDLLLDIEGYKSNKNKIHDSDEIVKQILIGEFDEDTISRMIKEDENGNIRINNQIFNCESSHNSDVGNNSNNANVSASSPKNAYISGNTGTVNNNANTSTSDMESIGTVSSNESMSNFTPATPTSKPHTGMSSKTYIKSIRLTSDQLKCLHLKLGSNDLAFSIDKGRSVLNAKLFVWKWYTPIVISDIDGTITKSDALGHVMTMIGKDWTHPGVAALFNDIYRNGYNIMYLTARSAGQADSTRSYLRCVDQNGYKIPEGPVILSPDRTFTALKREVILKKPEVFKMACLNDIRKLYLKDLIFEGEEMDEYSGEGENKSDDIPTPFIAGFGNRITDAISYRSVGIPRSRIFTINPDGEVHMELLELAGYKSSYLHINELVDHFFPPVDTRDEEYDTHYIKSITSDNGTNLYNNDHGDETRDNNGKFIDGYSIFDHGVFNSSFDDDSNKTNGSNTNNRTHTSEYQGKRGTLNDEELSGFVNGNNNNNNNNNNNLSNPFNTGINSNYNSNNNNINISDLKRSRMSLFRNKEEKFTDVNFWRDPIFELDDLSDISDADTNSQKEHSKTQENMGTGKDDVIQINSSGSDSSSNRRNLLKHTSTSADNIINKDIITKNEVSLSSNNTFKINTESVGNSQLLNNNTCINNQKTGIITDNSKNIYDNDKNLITPHIKTRSLSSGSCNSDKKLGQQIYLDLGSPLSSPRPKTVDGTDINYDSILNLDDLNKTLVVHDKLPATPTPMKTITHKSKTDNTSGNRNPNDKSECVNTQDILVHPTPFKSTTLLQTPNISVNTVNNKRKDRYGKNEGLIDHVNNGCGENSYMEEALYSNNNNNKSDTEDDDEFDDDEFED
- the MME1 gene encoding Mme1p (similar to Saccharomyces cerevisiae YMR166C | MME1 | Mitochondrial Magnesium Exporter), with protein sequence MLSSTSLIPRDFPEHHNHNLDSYQQTQNITFENNGNSNNGKDKGSKEPSPTLYDDANYSPIWHCVVAGGFGGAIGDTLMHSLDTLKTRQQATTTSTKTIKTLAAIKNGEHITFMSILRTEGITRGLYSGYTAAMLGSFPNAAIFFGTYESLKRAMIDKNGYNETFSHLTAGFMGDLVSSFIYVPSEVLKTRLQLQGRFNRKLFGYNGLRDAIYKIYKNEGLSAFFFGYKATLWRDLPFSALQFAFYEKFRQYATELEKISENDYNVEDHSKELSLISELATGAAAGGLAGILTTPMDVIKTRIQTSNEPVNKDNKVARCNNIDNLNLRKKSITTLSNTNIDNSTSLKSTSSMLRGLLNVYQSEGINGFFSGVGPRFVWTSIQSSVMLLLYQVCLKELNRVTARDKKLLC
- the QRI7 gene encoding putative N(6)-L-threonylcarbamoyladenine synthase (similar to Saccharomyces cerevisiae YDL104C | QRI7 | protein involved in threonylcarbamoyl adenosine biosynthesis), with product MLTRNSLLRFTPQSGPPFIKKRRTNIFQKSIKTLAVETSCDDTCVAILEDNRILCNLKKTLSTVVQDGGIIPTKAHVHHQQSLAPLVREALTKANINNVSQDIDLICVTRGPGMPGSLSVGLDFCKGLSIGANNNNKSAPKLIGVHHMLGHLLIPLMFDPHIKFPLCSLLCSGGHTVFVYSHNYYTHEIICDTVDIAIGDSLDKCGRELGIRGNMIAKEMEKYITSNRNIINTNAQNIYQLPKPLSNKAGRKNVLAFSFAGYISAVRKMLSNVPVVKYPEFAYHIQETAFQHLIDKIKLSIELGKIKTNNTKNLQFVCSGGVGSNMRLRKKLEDQLPFKSFHYPPLDMCTDNAVMIGWAGMKLYESLNGVTTDLGATPLKKWSLPDLLKVDGWCHTNK